The Streptomyces sp. NBC_01363 region ACCCGGCCGACGGTTCGGGCGCGGCGATTGTCAGTGCCGTAGGGCAGCATCGATTGATGTGAGAGCCGCGCCCACCATCCTGCATCTGGACATGGATGCCTTCTACGCCTCTGCCGAGCAGGCGGCGAAGCCGAGCCTGCGCGGCAAGCCGGTCGTGGTCGGCGGTCTGGGACCACGCGGGGTCGTCGCCACCGCCTCGTACGAGGCGCGGCGCTTCGGGGTGCACTCGGCCATGCCCATGGCGCAGGCGCGGCGGCTGGCGCCCAACGCGGCCTATCTGGTGCCCCGCTTCCAGCTGTACCGGACGGTGAGCGACCAGGTGATGGAGCTGCTCGCGCGGCTCTCCCCACTGGTGGAGCCTCTCAGCCTGGACGAGGCCTTCGTCGACCTGGAGGCCGGCGGGACGGCCGACGACACGGCTTCGGCGCTGGAGATCGGCGAGCAGCTGCGTACGGCCATCAAGGCGGTCACCGGGCTCACCGGCTCGGTGGGGCTCGCCGGTTCCAAGATGCTGGCCAAGATCGCTTCGGAGGAGGCGAAACCAGACGGCCTGCTGGTCATAGAGCCGGGCACGGAGCGGGAGCTGCTCGCACCCATGTCGGTGAGGATCCTCCCCGGTGTCGGGCCGGCGACGGCGGATCATCTGCGCCGCGCGGGGATGACGACGGTCCACGATCTGGTCGAGGCGGGCGAGGACGAGCTCGTGCGCCTGCTGGGGAAGGCACACGGCGGCTCGCTCCACCGGATGGCGTTCGGGTACGACGACCGGCCGGTGGTCGCGGAGCGGGACGCGAAATCGGTGTCGGTCGAGGACACCTTCGACGCCGACCTGCACGACCGGGTGCGGATCAGGACGGAGGTCGAGCGACTGGCCGGCCGCTGCGTCCAGCGGCTGCGGGGCGCGGGGCGGTCCGGGCGGACGGTGGTGCTGAAGGTGCGCCGGTACGACTTCTCGACACTCACGCGGTCCGAGACGCTGCGAGGGCCCACGGACGACCCCACGGTGGTCCGTGAGGCCGCCGCGCGACTCCTGGAGGCAGTGGACACCACCGGAGGCGTCCGGCTCCTCGGAGTAGGCGTGACGGGGCTTGCCGACTACACGCAGGAGGACCTCTTCGCCCAGGCCGCCGGTGAGCGGGCCGCGACCGAGGATCCGGCTGCGGAGACGACGCCGTCCGGGGACGACGGGGCCGAGCCGCCGGACGATCCCCGGGCGGAGGCCGAGGAGACCGCCGAGCAGCGCGCCGCTCGGCGCTGGCCCGCCGGACACGACGTACGCCATGGCGCATACGGCCATGGCTGGGTGCAGGGCAGCGGCGTCGGCCGGGTGACCGTGCGGTTCGAGGAACCCGAGTCGGCGCCCGGCCGGGTGCGTACGTTCCGGATCGACGACCCGGAACTGCGGCCGGCCGATCCGCTGCCGTTGGTGCGGGACCCGGTGGACTACTCGTCCTGGCCGGCCAGTCTGCCGAAGTCCCTGTCCGGGCCGGGCCCCTCGGGCGGGGAGTCCAGACCGTAGTGCCGGTAGAGCTGGAGCTCCTGTTCCGGTGAGAGATGGCGGCCGACGCCGAAGTCGGGCGCGTCCTTGATCAGCGCGCGGTCGAAGGGGATGCGGAGCGAATCCTTCACGAATTCGCTGGGTTCCAGCGGGACGAACGCGTCCCGGCTGAAGAGTCCGGTACGTACGGCCGCCCACTCGGGCACACCGGTCGCGTCGTCGAGGTACACCTCGTCCACGGTCCCGATCTTGGTGCCCTTGCGGTCGAACGCCTTGCGGCCGATCAGGCTGCGCGGATCGATGTCGGTCTGCACGGTCCCTCCCACTGGTCGTGGCTACTCCACAAGCACTACAAAAGGGCAGATCCGGGTGGTCGGCCACTCGAGAAATCAGCCATGAACCCCGCTGGTAGGCTGGTGATGGCTGCTGACCCCGTGCGGGAGAGTCCTCCGGAGCTGATCCGAAGGCGCCGAAGGAGCAAATCCTCCCCGGAATCTCTCAGGCCCCCGTACCGCACGGACGAGGTCACTCTGGAAAGCAGGGCGGGTTTCGTGCGGCCGAGTGCCGGTGCGATTCCCTTCCTCACCGACGGTGAAAACCGGTATGCCGCAGGGCGCGCCGGTGAAGCTCTCAGGTTGAGATGACAGAGGGGGAGGCCGTTCGGGCACCCGCGCCGTGGTGCCCCTCGCAGGTCGTGACAGACCAGGAGGCCTCCACCATGACCCCCCGTCGCACTCCGCTCTCCCAGCTGGAGCAGGGCATTCCGTTCGAGCAGCGCCACATCGGACCCGATGCCGAGGCGCAGTCGAAGATGCTCGCCCAGGTCGGATACGGCTCGCTGGACGAGCTCACCGCGGCCGCCGTGCCCGACGTCATCAAGAGCACGGAGGCACTCGGGCTGCCGACCGCGCGTACCGAGGCCGAGGTCCTCGCCGAGCTGCGCGCCCTCGCGGACCGCAACCAGGTGCTGGCCCCGATGATCGGACTCGGCTACTACGGCACCTTCACCCCGCCGGTGATCCTGCGCAATGTCATGGAGAACCCCGCCTGGTACACGGCCTACACGCCGTACCAGCCGGAGATCTCGCAGGGCCGCCTGGAGGCGCTCCTCAACTTCCAGACGATGGTCGCCGAGCTGACCGGGCTGCCCACCTCCGGCGCCTCTCTGCTCGACGAGGGCACCGCGGCCGCCGAGGCCATGGCCCTCTCCCGGCGCGTCGGCAAGGTCAAGGACGGCGTCTTCCTCGTCGACACCGACACCCTGCCGCAGACGATCGCGGTCATCGAGACCCGCGCCGAGCCGACCGGTGTCGAGGTCGTCGTCGCCGACCTGTCCGACGGCATCCCGGCGGAGATCGCCGAGCGCGGTGTCTTCGGCGTCCTGGTGCAGTACCCGGGCGCGTCCGGGGCGGTGCGGAACATCGAACCCGTCATCGAGCAGGCCCACGAGCTGGGTGCGATCGTCACGGTCGCCGCCGACCTGCTGGCACTGGCCCTGCTCACCTCGCCCGGTGACCTGGGCGCGGACATCGCGGTCGGCACGACGCAGCGCTTCGGTGTGCCGATGGGCTTCGGCGGACCGCACGCCGGCTTCATGGCCGTACGCGAGAAGTTCGCCCGCAGCCTTCCCGGCCGTCTTGTCGGAGTCTCCGTCGACGCGGACGGCAACAAGGCCTACCGGCTGGCCCTGCAGACCCGTGAGCAGCACATCCGCCGCGAGAAGGCCACCAGTAACATCTGTACCGCCCAGGTGCTGCTCGCCGTCATGGCCGGAATGTACGCCGTCTACCACGGCCCGGACGGGCTGCGGACGATCGCCCGGCGCACCCACCGCTACGCGACGATCCTGGCCGAGGGCCTGCGCGCCTCCGGTATCGACGTCGTGACCGGCGCCCACTTCGACACCCTCACCGTGCGTGTCCCGGGGAAGGCCGCCGACGTCGTCGCGGATGCCCGCGAGCGCGGGGTCAACCTGCGGCTCGTCGACGCCGACCTGGTCTCCCTCGCCTGCGACGAGACCACCACGCGTACGCAGATCGCCGCCGTCTGGGCCGCCTTCGGCGCCGACGGGGACATCGAGGAGCTGGACGCCGGCGCCGCCGACGCGCTGCCCGAGGGCCTGCTGCGCACCGACGAGATCCTTACCCACCCGGTCTTCCACCAGCACCGTTCCGAGACCGCGATGCTGCGCTACCTGCGCAAGCTCGCCGACCGCGACTACGCGCTGGACCGCGGCATGATCCCGCTCGGCTCCTGCACCATGAAGCTGAACGCGACCACCGAGATGGAGTCGATCACCTGGCCCGAGTTCGGCGCGCTGCACCCCTTCGCCCCGGCCGAGCAGGCGCAGGGCTTCCTCACCCTCATCCGTGAGCTGGAGGAGCGCCTCGCCGAGGTCACCGGGTACGACGCGGTCTCCATCCAGCCGAACGCGGGTTCGCAGGGCGAGTTCGCGGGCCTGCTGGCCGTACGGGCGTACCACCGGGCCAACGGTGACGAGCAGCGCACCGTCTGCCTCATCCCGTCCTCCGCGCACGGCACCAACGCGGCCAGCGCCGTGATGGCCGGCATGAAGGTCGTCGTGGTCAAGACCGCCGACGACGGCGAGGTCGACATAGAGGACCTCCGCGCCAAGATCGAGAAGCACCGCGACGAGCTCGCCGTGCTCATGATCACGTACCCGTCGACGCACGGCGTGTTCGAGGAGCACGTGGCCGACATCTGCGCCGAGGTGCACGACGCCGGCGGCCAGGTGTACGTCGACGGCGCCAACCTCAACGCGCTGGTGGGCCTCGCCCGGCCGGGCCGGTTCGGTGGCGACGTCTCGCACCTGAACCTGCACAAGACCTTCTGCATCCCGCACGGCGGCGGCGGCCCCGGCGTCGGCCCGGTCGGGGTGCGCGCCCACCTCGCGCCGTACCTGCCGAACCACCCGCTGCAGCCCTCGGCGGGCCCCGAGACCGGCGTCGGACCGATCTCGGCCGCTCCATGGGGCTCGGCCGGTATTCTCCCCATCTCCTGGGCGTACGTACGCCTGATGGGCGGGGAGGGCCTGAAGCGCGCGACGCAGGTTGCCGTGCTCGCGGCCAACTACATGGCCAAGCGTCTGGAACCGCACTACCCGATCCTGTACAACGGCCCGGCCGGTCTGGTCGCGCACGAGTGCATCGTGGACCTGCGGCCGATCTCCAAGGCCACCGGCGTCAGCGTCGACGACATCGCCAAGCGGCTGATCGACTACGGCTTCCACTCGCCGACCATGTCGTTCCCGGTCGCCGGGACGCTGATGATCGAGCCGACCGAGAGCGAGAACCTCGCGGAGCTCGACCGGTTCTGCGACACGATGATCGCCATTCGCGACGAGGTCGAGAAGGTGGCCTCCGGCGAGTGGAGCGCGGACGACAACCCGCTGCACAACGCTCCGCACACCGCGGCGATGCTGGGCGGGGAGTGGAAGCACGAATACAGCCGTGAGGTGGCGGTCTTCCCGGCCGGAGTCTCGGCCGCCGACAAGTACTGGCCGCCGGTGCGCCGGATCGACGGCGCCTTCGGCGACCGCAACCTCGTCTGCTCCTGCCCGCCGCTGGACGAGTACGACAACTGAGTCATGAGTGCCACCATGTGACGCGGACATGCGTCGGGGCCGGTTCGGAGAAGTCTCCGGGCCGGCCCCAGCTCTTACCGGCCGCGGTCAGGCGGCCTTCATCACCCGATCGGTCCCCAGGGGCCGGTGCGGGGCGATGATCTGACCGTCCGGGAGCAGCTCACCGGTGTCCTCGAAGAGCAGGACTCCGTTGCACAGCAGGCTCCAGCCCTGTTCCGGGTGGTGCGCCGTCAGGCGGGCGGCTTCCCGGTCGGCTGAGTCGGCGGTCGGGCATGGTGGCTGGTGCTGGCACATGGCTGGGTTCTTTCGCTGCGTTGTAGTGAATGTCCTGCGGCTGGATGAGGTGTTCATGGCCGCCCCCCCCCGTATCGATCGGTCCGGTCCCAGTGTTGCCCCACGGGCGTCAATCCGCAGGGATTTCGCAGCAGCACTTCTCCTTACCCGGAGGACGCGTCACCCGCGCGGAGGGTTCACCGCAACTGCACTGTCCCTTCGGGTGGTTCGGGGTGGTCGTTCCGGGCTAGTCCGGAAGGGCATGAAGTGCGCCCCTCCAGCACTGTGCCCCGCGACCGGGGACGGCGGCGGGGCACGGTGTGCTGATGCGAGGTCCGGTTCTCAGGCCGGGGAGCCGAGCAGGGGGCCGGGGCCGGGGGTGATGCGCAGCGTCATCACGCGGAGCAGATCGGCGACCCGGTGCGGGCGATGTGCCGCGATGCCCGGTGGGGCGGGAGCCAGCGGAATCAGGAGATCGGCGGGGGCGAGCGCCCCGCCGGAGGCGTCGGCCTCGATGTCGCCGTGCAGCCACAGCGCCAGCATGTAGAGCTCCGGGATGGACAGCAGCCGCGGCTGGCAGTGCGGTGTCACCGTCTCGGCCTGGCGCAGGGCGAGCTCGGTCGAGGCGATGTAAGGGCCCTCGAAGAAATGCGAGAAGGCCCAGCCGTCCGGGGTGAGCATGGTGTCCGCCGCGGCGACGGCCTGCTCCGAGCTGCGGATCAGGAATCGCCACCCGGCCAGCCGGGTGGCGGGAGCGAGCCCGTTCGGACCGATCCGCTCCAGTACGTGGACCGGGAGCGGGAGTTCGGGGCTCAGTGGCCCCTGGGCGGATCGAAGGGCGGGTGTGCGGGCTTCGCGGACCGCGGTGGGTGAACCGAGTGCCGCGAGAACGCTGCGCAGAGCGGGCGCGGGAGCCGGGGGAACATGCAGCGGCATAGTGGGTCGCCTCTCACTTCGGAGACACGGTGGTGCGTGGGCGGGTGCAGACGGCGCTGTCGGCATGCGGGGCCAGAGGAGGCCGGTGACTGGGCCGGTGCGTCAACTCTCTGCCTCGTCCGCGGAGTTTATACGACACGTGTTCACGTGGTGATTCCACTAGCCGTCGCAGGCATTGCCGACAAGGCGGTATCAAGACTTTATTATGCGGAGAATCTACTGATTCAGTGTCAACGGCGCAGCCGCCGCCTGGGATTTTTCCCCCGGCGTGGACGGCTGAAACGCGTCGGCGTTTTCACTCACGCCGGACGGGGAAACGTGTGCTGCACCATGCCCATGGAATGTGCCTCCGGCGGGCGCCCTCAGATTACTGGGTCCGCGGCGTTCTCGGGGGCGTTATGGATCACGCGGCCTGGGCATTATCGATCGTGACGCGAGCGGCCTGGGCCGCGGGCCGCCCACTTGAGGGAGGGACGCTCCGATGGGGGAGAAGGTCGTGGCGGGCGCCTTTGACCTGTCCGATCGGCAGGGGTACCGGAAGAAGCTCCACCAGTGCCTGGAGGGACTGGAGAGACTTCTGGCGGAGCGGAGGTTCGACCGGCCGCGCAACCTCATGGGCGTGGAGATCGAGCTGAATCTCGCGGGCGCCGACGGCATGCCGAAGATGATGAATGGGGAGGTCCTCCCGCGCATCGCAAGCCGTGATTTCCAGACCGAACTCGGGATGTTCAATTTGGAAGTGAACATAGTCCC contains the following coding sequences:
- a CDS encoding DUF5999 family protein; its protein translation is MCQHQPPCPTADSADREAARLTAHHPEQGWSLLCNGVLLFEDTGELLPDGQIIAPHRPLGTDRVMKAA
- a CDS encoding DNA polymerase IV codes for the protein MRAAPTILHLDMDAFYASAEQAAKPSLRGKPVVVGGLGPRGVVATASYEARRFGVHSAMPMAQARRLAPNAAYLVPRFQLYRTVSDQVMELLARLSPLVEPLSLDEAFVDLEAGGTADDTASALEIGEQLRTAIKAVTGLTGSVGLAGSKMLAKIASEEAKPDGLLVIEPGTERELLAPMSVRILPGVGPATADHLRRAGMTTVHDLVEAGEDELVRLLGKAHGGSLHRMAFGYDDRPVVAERDAKSVSVEDTFDADLHDRVRIRTEVERLAGRCVQRLRGAGRSGRTVVLKVRRYDFSTLTRSETLRGPTDDPTVVREAAARLLEAVDTTGGVRLLGVGVTGLADYTQEDLFAQAAGERAATEDPAAETTPSGDDGAEPPDDPRAEAEETAEQRAARRWPAGHDVRHGAYGHGWVQGSGVGRVTVRFEEPESAPGRVRTFRIDDPELRPADPLPLVRDPVDYSSWPASLPKSLSGPGPSGGESRP
- a CDS encoding PRC-barrel domain-containing protein produces the protein MQTDIDPRSLIGRKAFDRKGTKIGTVDEVYLDDATGVPEWAAVRTGLFSRDAFVPLEPSEFVKDSLRIPFDRALIKDAPDFGVGRHLSPEQELQLYRHYGLDSPPEGPGPDRDFGRLAGQDE
- the gcvP gene encoding aminomethyl-transferring glycine dehydrogenase, which translates into the protein MTPRRTPLSQLEQGIPFEQRHIGPDAEAQSKMLAQVGYGSLDELTAAAVPDVIKSTEALGLPTARTEAEVLAELRALADRNQVLAPMIGLGYYGTFTPPVILRNVMENPAWYTAYTPYQPEISQGRLEALLNFQTMVAELTGLPTSGASLLDEGTAAAEAMALSRRVGKVKDGVFLVDTDTLPQTIAVIETRAEPTGVEVVVADLSDGIPAEIAERGVFGVLVQYPGASGAVRNIEPVIEQAHELGAIVTVAADLLALALLTSPGDLGADIAVGTTQRFGVPMGFGGPHAGFMAVREKFARSLPGRLVGVSVDADGNKAYRLALQTREQHIRREKATSNICTAQVLLAVMAGMYAVYHGPDGLRTIARRTHRYATILAEGLRASGIDVVTGAHFDTLTVRVPGKAADVVADARERGVNLRLVDADLVSLACDETTTRTQIAAVWAAFGADGDIEELDAGAADALPEGLLRTDEILTHPVFHQHRSETAMLRYLRKLADRDYALDRGMIPLGSCTMKLNATTEMESITWPEFGALHPFAPAEQAQGFLTLIRELEERLAEVTGYDAVSIQPNAGSQGEFAGLLAVRAYHRANGDEQRTVCLIPSSAHGTNAASAVMAGMKVVVVKTADDGEVDIEDLRAKIEKHRDELAVLMITYPSTHGVFEEHVADICAEVHDAGGQVYVDGANLNALVGLARPGRFGGDVSHLNLHKTFCIPHGGGGPGVGPVGVRAHLAPYLPNHPLQPSAGPETGVGPISAAPWGSAGILPISWAYVRLMGGEGLKRATQVAVLAANYMAKRLEPHYPILYNGPAGLVAHECIVDLRPISKATGVSVDDIAKRLIDYGFHSPTMSFPVAGTLMIEPTESENLAELDRFCDTMIAIRDEVEKVASGEWSADDNPLHNAPHTAAMLGGEWKHEYSREVAVFPAGVSAADKYWPPVRRIDGAFGDRNLVCSCPPLDEYDN